One region of Catenuloplanes indicus genomic DNA includes:
- a CDS encoding glycoside hydrolase family 48 protein gives MRIRPSRRRLATIAAGVLVAGGMVTVPAGMAYAATACDVVYTTNDWNNGFTASVTLKNLGDPVSSWNLGWTFPGNQQVTNGWSAKYSQSGQNVTATNEAWNGSLATGASVTLGFNGSYSGTNAKPASFTLNGTTCAGAANAAPTVSLTSPADGATFTAPANVNLAATAADSDGSIAKVEFYRNGLLINTDTTAPYSYATTGLPAGSYTVQARAYDNAGLTGTDEHAFTVTGTSATSIVTPATLQVAEGASSALNVKLSAAPASGSVAVSLAKTGDADITLGASTATITASNWSTGVNVPINAAEDADTANGTATVTASATGYTSSVTTVTETDNDGGGTPGGAYGEEFLELYNKIKTPANGYFSPEGVPYHSVETLLVEAPDHGHETTSEAFSYWLFLEAQYGRVTENWTPFNNAWRVMEQYIIPKETQSNYNASDPADYAPEADLPSQYPGVGGKIDSSVKVGADPLAAELQASYGTTSVYGMHWLIDVDNVYGFGNCGNGTSRPAYINTYQRGPQESVFETVPHPSCETFNFGRTGNGGFLPIFIGDSSYAQQWRYTNAPDADARAVQAAYWALKWAKEQGNESQISATIANAAKMGDYLRYAMYDKYFKQPGCASTACPAGTGKDSAAYLLSWYYAWGGSYGSNNGNWSWRIGSSHNHGGYQNPFAAWVLSTVPELTPKSASAKNDWATSLTRQIDFYTWLQSAEGAIAGGATNSWKGNYSARPAGVPTFYGMVYDEKPVYHDPPSNQWFGFQAWSMERVAEYYHESGDARAKAVLDKWVAWALANTTVNGTTYQVPSTLRWSGQPGGNWQAGTTSVNNSGLHVTVVDYTQDVGVVGAYARTLVYYGAKSGNTQAQTTAKALLDALLTHKDDKGIAVPETRADYNRFDDVYNASTGEGLFVPSGYSGTMPNGDQVAPGKSFLDIRSFYRDDPDFPKVEAYLNGGPAPVFTYHRFWAQVDIALALADYDRLLG, from the coding sequence ATGAGAATTCGGCCCAGCAGGAGACGGTTGGCGACGATCGCCGCCGGCGTGCTGGTCGCAGGCGGAATGGTGACCGTGCCGGCCGGCATGGCCTACGCCGCGACCGCCTGTGACGTCGTCTACACCACCAACGACTGGAACAACGGCTTCACCGCGAGCGTGACGCTCAAGAACCTCGGCGACCCGGTCAGCAGCTGGAACCTCGGCTGGACGTTCCCGGGCAACCAGCAGGTCACGAACGGCTGGTCCGCGAAGTACAGCCAGAGCGGGCAGAACGTGACCGCGACGAACGAGGCCTGGAACGGCAGCCTGGCCACCGGTGCGTCCGTCACGCTCGGCTTCAACGGCAGCTACAGCGGGACCAACGCGAAGCCGGCCTCGTTCACGCTCAACGGCACCACCTGTGCCGGTGCAGCGAACGCCGCGCCGACCGTCTCGCTCACCAGCCCGGCCGACGGTGCCACGTTCACCGCGCCGGCGAACGTCAACCTCGCCGCCACCGCCGCGGACTCGGACGGATCGATCGCCAAGGTCGAGTTCTACCGCAACGGCCTGCTGATCAACACGGACACCACGGCGCCGTACAGCTACGCCACCACCGGACTGCCCGCGGGCAGCTACACCGTGCAGGCCCGGGCGTACGACAACGCCGGGCTGACCGGTACGGACGAGCACGCGTTCACCGTCACCGGCACGTCCGCCACCAGCATCGTCACGCCGGCCACGCTGCAGGTCGCGGAGGGCGCGAGCTCCGCGCTGAACGTGAAGCTGAGCGCGGCGCCGGCGTCCGGTTCGGTCGCGGTCTCGCTCGCGAAGACCGGCGACGCGGACATCACGCTCGGCGCCTCCACCGCGACGATCACCGCGTCCAACTGGAGCACCGGCGTCAACGTGCCGATCAACGCGGCCGAGGACGCGGACACCGCGAACGGGACCGCCACGGTCACCGCGTCCGCCACCGGATACACGTCGTCCGTCACCACGGTCACCGAGACCGACAACGACGGCGGCGGTACGCCGGGCGGCGCGTACGGCGAGGAGTTCCTGGAGCTCTACAACAAGATCAAGACGCCGGCGAACGGGTACTTCAGCCCCGAGGGCGTGCCGTACCACTCCGTCGAGACGCTGCTGGTCGAGGCGCCGGACCACGGTCACGAGACCACGTCCGAGGCGTTCTCCTACTGGCTGTTCCTGGAGGCGCAGTACGGCCGCGTCACCGAGAACTGGACGCCGTTCAACAACGCCTGGCGGGTGATGGAGCAGTACATCATCCCGAAGGAGACGCAGAGCAACTACAACGCGTCCGACCCGGCGGACTACGCGCCCGAGGCCGACCTGCCCAGCCAGTACCCGGGCGTCGGCGGCAAGATCGACTCGTCGGTGAAGGTGGGCGCGGACCCGCTCGCGGCGGAGCTGCAGGCCTCCTACGGCACCACCAGCGTGTACGGCATGCACTGGCTGATCGACGTGGACAACGTCTACGGCTTCGGCAACTGCGGCAACGGCACCAGCCGGCCGGCGTACATCAACACGTACCAGCGCGGTCCGCAGGAATCCGTCTTCGAGACCGTGCCGCACCCGAGCTGCGAGACGTTCAACTTCGGGCGCACCGGCAACGGCGGCTTCCTGCCGATCTTCATCGGTGACTCGTCGTACGCGCAGCAGTGGCGCTACACCAACGCGCCGGACGCGGACGCCCGCGCGGTCCAGGCCGCCTACTGGGCGCTGAAGTGGGCCAAGGAGCAGGGCAACGAGTCGCAGATCTCGGCCACCATCGCGAACGCCGCGAAGATGGGCGACTACCTGCGCTACGCGATGTACGACAAGTACTTCAAGCAGCCCGGCTGCGCCTCCACCGCCTGCCCGGCCGGCACCGGCAAGGACAGCGCCGCGTACCTGCTCTCCTGGTACTACGCGTGGGGCGGCTCCTACGGCTCGAACAACGGCAACTGGTCCTGGCGGATCGGCTCCAGCCACAACCACGGCGGCTACCAGAACCCGTTCGCGGCCTGGGTGCTGTCCACGGTCCCGGAGCTGACCCCGAAGTCCGCGTCCGCCAAGAACGACTGGGCCACCTCGCTCACCCGGCAGATCGACTTCTACACCTGGCTGCAGTCGGCCGAGGGGGCCATCGCCGGTGGCGCGACCAACAGCTGGAAGGGCAACTACAGCGCCCGCCCGGCCGGTGTGCCCACGTTCTACGGCATGGTCTACGACGAGAAGCCGGTCTACCACGACCCGCCGTCCAACCAGTGGTTCGGCTTCCAGGCGTGGAGCATGGAGCGCGTCGCCGAGTACTACCACGAGTCCGGTGACGCCCGCGCCAAGGCCGTGCTGGACAAGTGGGTCGCCTGGGCGCTCGCCAACACCACCGTCAACGGCACCACCTACCAGGTCCCGTCCACGCTGCGCTGGTCCGGCCAGCCCGGCGGCAACTGGCAGGCCGGCACCACCAGCGTCAACAACAGCGGCCTGCATGTCACCGTCGTCGACTACACGCAGGATGTCGGCGTGGTCGGCGCCTACGCCCGGACCCTCGTCTACTACGGCGCGAAGTCCGGCAACACCCAGGCGCAGACCACGGCGAAGGCGCTGCTCGACGCGCTGCTGACGCACAAGGACGACAAGGGCATCGCGGTGCCGGAGACGCGGGCCGACTACAACCGCTTCGACGACGTCTACAACGCGTCGACCGGCGAGGGCCTGTTCGTCCCGTCCGGCTACAGCGGCACCATGCCGAACGGCGACCAGGTCGCCCCCGGCAAGTCGTTCCTGGACATCCGCTCCTTCTACCGGGACGACCCCGACTTCCCCAAGGTCGAGGCGTACCTGAACGGCGGCCCGGCGCCGGTCTTCACCTACCACCGGTTCTGGGCGCAGGTCGACATCGCGCTCGCGCTGGCGGACTACGACCGGCTGCTCGGCTGA
- a CDS encoding response regulator, producing MGGALRAVVIEDEEDLLDLLRGHLGRNGCEVSGYGTAEEGIAAARADPPDLIVVDVLLPDRDGREVIRLLHDDPRTAACPIVVCSVLDADDLDDLPTAAVLAKPFGKADVAELMRRLALPRAEVEGN from the coding sequence GTGGGCGGGGCGCTGCGGGCTGTGGTGATCGAGGACGAGGAGGATCTCCTCGACCTGCTGCGCGGGCACCTCGGCCGGAACGGCTGCGAGGTGTCCGGGTACGGGACGGCCGAGGAGGGGATCGCGGCCGCGCGCGCGGACCCGCCGGACCTGATCGTGGTCGACGTCCTGCTGCCCGACCGGGACGGCCGCGAGGTGATCCGGCTGCTGCACGACGACCCGCGCACCGCGGCGTGCCCGATCGTGGTCTGTTCGGTGCTGGACGCCGACGACCTGGACGATCTGCCGACGGCCGCGGTCCTGGCCAAGCCGTTCGGGAAGGCCGACGTGGCCGAGCTGATGCGGCGGCTCGCGCTGCCGCGTGCGGAGGTGGAGGGGAATTGA